A stretch of the Tolypothrix sp. NIES-4075 genome encodes the following:
- a CDS encoding molybdopterin molybdotransferase MoeA translates to MLSVSDAEAIILNLVQPLHNQRDTEVVDLLADNRILASPVTSNLDFPHWDNSAMDGYAVRYEDVQHCSEEAPAVLEIIEEIPAGYQPQRTIKLGQAARIFTGAVMPAGGDTVVMQEKTRLEDNRVFILTAPKLQEFVRHKASYYQAGTELLPAGIVLNAPEIAVLAAAQCTQLRVCRKLRVAIFSTGNELVTPDKPLQPGQIVDSNQYAIASLVRQTGAEVLMLGIVKDDPEILKQVISQAIANADIIISSGGVSVGDYDYVEQILNSLSAKIHIRSVGMKPGKPLTFATFPNQNCLYFGLPGNPAAVLVTFWRFVQPAMKKMSGLADNWLSFVKARSHEELRSDGKRETYLWGKLHLVDGFYHFHVAGGSHSSGNLINLAQTNALAILPVGKTLISPGEEVQVLQVG, encoded by the coding sequence ATGTTGTCAGTCAGTGATGCAGAAGCTATTATTTTAAATTTGGTGCAACCGCTGCACAATCAGCGAGATACAGAAGTTGTCGATTTACTTGCAGATAATCGCATTCTCGCTTCACCTGTCACAAGTAACTTAGATTTTCCCCATTGGGATAATTCGGCGATGGATGGTTACGCTGTGCGTTATGAAGATGTACAGCATTGCAGCGAGGAAGCACCAGCGGTTTTGGAAATTATTGAAGAAATTCCCGCCGGGTATCAGCCTCAGCGTACAATTAAGCTGGGGCAAGCTGCGCGAATTTTCACAGGTGCGGTCATGCCGGCAGGTGGGGATACGGTAGTTATGCAGGAAAAAACTCGCTTGGAAGATAACCGCGTTTTCATCCTGACTGCACCCAAACTCCAAGAATTTGTTCGACATAAAGCATCTTACTATCAAGCTGGGACAGAATTACTACCCGCCGGCATCGTTTTAAATGCGCCGGAAATTGCCGTTTTAGCTGCTGCTCAATGTACGCAGTTACGTGTTTGCCGCAAATTGCGTGTAGCAATATTTTCGACAGGTAATGAATTGGTAACGCCTGATAAGCCGCTGCAACCCGGACAAATTGTGGATTCCAATCAGTATGCGATCGCCTCTTTGGTCAGGCAAACCGGGGCAGAAGTGTTAATGTTAGGAATTGTTAAGGACGATCCAGAGATATTAAAGCAAGTAATTTCTCAGGCTATTGCTAACGCCGATATAATTATCTCTTCTGGTGGGGTTTCCGTGGGAGATTACGACTACGTTGAGCAAATTCTCAATTCCTTAAGCGCAAAAATTCACATTCGATCTGTGGGAATGAAACCAGGTAAACCGCTGACTTTCGCTACCTTCCCAAATCAGAATTGCTTATATTTCGGTTTACCAGGAAATCCGGCTGCGGTTTTGGTGACATTTTGGCGGTTTGTGCAACCGGCAATGAAAAAGATGTCAGGACTTGCAGACAATTGGCTAAGTTTTGTGAAAGCGCGATCGCATGAAGAATTGCGATCGGATGGCAAGCGAGAAACTTACCTTTGGGGTAAATTGCATTTAGTTGATGGGTTTTACCACTTTCACGTCGCTGGTGGCAGTCACAGTTCGGGAAACTTAATAAATTTAGCGCAAACCAACGCTTTAGCTATTTTACCTGTGGGTAAAACCTTAATTTCGCCTGGTGAGGAAGTGCAAGTTTTGCAAGTTGGGTAA
- a CDS encoding HAD-IA family hydrolase: MERPKVIFLDAVGTLFGVKGSVGEIYSQIAQEFGVQVPPDTLNKAFIQSFKASSPPIFPGAEQQDIPQREFDWWLQIACHTFERAGVLPQFSDFSAFFSELYIHFGTAEPWFIYPDVLASLVNWQGLGIQLGIISNFDSRLYSVLQDLQLREFFSSITISTQVGAAKPDRQIFLTALEKHNCPPELAWHIGDSIKEDYHGAKAVGLRGIWINRNGK; encoded by the coding sequence ATGGAACGACCTAAAGTTATTTTTTTAGATGCTGTTGGTACACTCTTCGGAGTTAAAGGCAGTGTCGGTGAAATTTATAGTCAGATAGCGCAGGAATTTGGTGTGCAAGTTCCCCCCGATACTTTAAATAAAGCATTTATCCAAAGCTTTAAAGCATCTTCACCACCGATATTTCCCGGTGCAGAACAACAAGATATTCCTCAGCGCGAGTTTGATTGGTGGTTGCAAATAGCTTGTCATACATTTGAACGCGCTGGTGTTCTCCCACAATTTTCTGACTTTTCAGCTTTTTTTAGCGAACTTTATATTCACTTTGGTACAGCTGAACCGTGGTTTATTTATCCTGATGTTTTAGCATCATTAGTCAACTGGCAAGGTTTAGGAATTCAACTAGGGATAATTTCTAATTTCGATTCTCGTCTCTATTCAGTATTGCAAGATTTGCAACTAAGAGAATTTTTCAGTTCGATTACAATTTCCACCCAAGTAGGTGCCGCAAAACCCGATCGCCAAATTTTTCTTACCGCTTTAGAAAAGCACAACTGTCCACCTGAATTAGCATGGCACATCGGCGACAGCATAAAAGAAGATTATCACGGTGCCAAAGCAGTTGGACTCAGAGGTATTTGGATTAATCGGAATGGGAAATAG
- a CDS encoding NAD(P)/FAD-dependent oxidoreductase — MTQQPARICILGGGFGGLHTALRLSQLPWATQKPEIVLVDQSDRFLFSPLLYELLTGELQTWEIAPPFEELLSNTGVRFCQSLVSEIDIDQQRVHLQNSQEIPYDRLVLALGGETPLDLVPGASSHAYPFRSVADAYNLEERLRVLEESPADKIRVAIVGGGYSGVELACKLADRLGERGRFRLVELSDQILRTSPEFNREAATKALEARGVFIDLETKVESLTQDSISLDYKNQVDTIPVDLVIWTVGTRVSPVVKNLPLKQNQRGQITTTPTLQVVDHPEIFALGDLADSHDIEGQQVPATAQAAFQQADYTAWNIWATLSDRPLLPFRYQQLGEMMTLGIDNATLTGLGVKLDGSLAAVARRLAYLYRMPTLDHQLKVGFNWLARPIIEILSK, encoded by the coding sequence ATGACTCAACAACCTGCACGAATCTGTATACTAGGTGGAGGCTTTGGTGGTCTCCATACTGCTTTACGCTTAAGCCAGTTACCTTGGGCTACGCAAAAACCAGAAATTGTTCTAGTAGATCAAAGCGATCGCTTCCTTTTCTCCCCCCTCCTCTACGAACTTCTCACCGGGGAACTACAAACTTGGGAAATTGCCCCTCCTTTTGAAGAACTTTTGTCAAACACAGGTGTCCGTTTTTGTCAATCACTCGTCTCGGAAATTGACATAGACCAGCAAAGAGTACATTTACAGAATAGTCAGGAAATTCCCTACGATCGCTTAGTTTTAGCGCTGGGTGGAGAAACACCCTTAGATTTAGTTCCGGGTGCTTCGTCCCACGCCTACCCCTTCCGCAGCGTTGCTGATGCGTATAATCTAGAAGAACGTCTGCGCGTTTTAGAAGAATCACCAGCAGACAAAATCCGCGTCGCAATTGTTGGTGGTGGTTACAGTGGTGTAGAATTAGCTTGCAAACTTGCAGACAGGTTAGGAGAAAGAGGACGCTTTCGTTTAGTTGAACTCAGCGATCAAATTTTGCGAACTTCCCCAGAATTTAACCGTGAAGCTGCGACAAAAGCTTTAGAAGCGCGGGGTGTTTTTATTGATTTAGAAACCAAAGTTGAATCACTTACTCAAGATAGCATTTCCCTAGATTATAAAAATCAGGTTGATACAATTCCCGTAGATTTGGTAATCTGGACAGTGGGAACGCGAGTTAGTCCGGTAGTGAAAAATCTTCCCCTCAAGCAAAATCAGCGCGGTCAAATTACCACTACACCAACTCTGCAAGTAGTTGACCATCCAGAAATCTTTGCATTAGGAGACTTAGCAGACTCTCATGATATCGAAGGTCAGCAAGTTCCCGCAACTGCCCAAGCAGCTTTTCAACAAGCTGATTATACAGCATGGAATATCTGGGCAACTTTAAGCGATCGCCCTTTACTTCCCTTCCGCTACCAGCAGTTAGGGGAAATGATGACACTGGGGATAGACAACGCTACCCTCACCGGTTTAGGAGTTAAATTAGATGGTTCTTTGGCAGCTGTTGCTCGTCGTCTAGCTTACCTCTATCGGATGCCCACTTTAGATCATCAGCTAAAAGTTGGTTTTAACTGGTTAGCTCGTCCTATCATCGAAATACTTTCTAAATAG
- a CDS encoding GNAT family N-acetyltransferase gives MRIKNDKIMIRQMQDEICDYQLMAKWLTDDKVLEFYEGRDNPFPLERIIETYKPQVMGDDPVIPCLVYYDKLPIGYIQYCLLDDLSENDRQTYCLNETNNVYAIDLFIGETNYWNQGIGTKILSTLVNYIFEELQADKIVIDPSVRNTRAIRCYDKCGFEKVKILPKHELHEGEYRDSWLMVRDRNKSLN, from the coding sequence ATGAGAATTAAAAACGATAAAATCATGATTCGTCAAATGCAAGACGAAATTTGCGATTATCAGTTAATGGCTAAATGGCTGACTGATGATAAAGTCTTAGAGTTTTACGAAGGAAGAGATAATCCTTTTCCTCTAGAAAGAATTATCGAAACATACAAACCCCAAGTCATGGGAGATGACCCGGTTATCCCTTGTCTGGTTTATTATGACAAACTCCCTATTGGTTATATCCAATATTGCTTGCTAGATGACTTATCGGAAAACGACAGACAAACGTATTGTTTAAATGAAACAAATAATGTTTATGCAATTGACTTGTTTATCGGTGAAACGAATTATTGGAATCAAGGAATTGGTACGAAAATATTATCAACACTTGTCAACTATATTTTTGAAGAATTACAAGCTGATAAAATTGTCATCGATCCAAGCGTGAGGAATACTCGCGCTATCCGCTGCTACGATAAATGTGGCTTTGAAAAAGTGAAAATTTTGCCCAAACATGAACTACATGAGGGAGAGTATCGAGATAGCTGGTTAATGGTCAGAGATAGAAATAAATCATTAAACTAA
- a CDS encoding DUF1345 domain-containing protein, with amino-acid sequence MRSPDIPNSLKKIDSRHRLLTSICLAAFVLVILPHSLHLPTRILTAWDCGAYCLLVLTLVMMFKATPETMRRNAKREYQGRLAIFILIIAAACAGVLAIGFLLTDKKGISPMLLTLHVMLAVTTIIGSWLLVHTVFALQYARSYYQDHESKNEEIAGGLDFPSDVSRQAALGLRQPDFWDFLYFSFVIGMTSQVSDVQTTSREMRRLALLHGILSFFFNTTILAMSINIIASLI; translated from the coding sequence ATGCGATCGCCTGATATACCTAATTCTTTGAAAAAAATAGATTCTCGACACCGACTGCTTACTTCTATCTGTTTAGCCGCATTCGTATTAGTAATACTTCCACATTCACTGCACTTACCTACACGCATTCTCACCGCTTGGGATTGCGGTGCTTATTGTTTATTAGTCTTGACTTTGGTGATGATGTTCAAGGCTACTCCAGAAACGATGCGTCGTAATGCTAAACGTGAATATCAAGGTCGTTTGGCTATCTTTATTTTAATTATCGCTGCTGCTTGCGCTGGTGTGTTAGCTATTGGGTTTTTACTCACCGATAAAAAGGGAATATCTCCAATGCTGCTAACTTTACATGTTATGCTTGCTGTCACGACAATTATAGGTTCTTGGTTGCTCGTACATACAGTATTTGCATTGCAATATGCACGCAGTTATTATCAAGACCATGAAAGTAAGAATGAGGAAATAGCTGGGGGTCTAGATTTTCCTAGCGATGTCTCACGACAAGCCGCTTTGGGTCTACGTCAACCTGATTTTTGGGACTTTTTATATTTTTCTTTTGTCATTGGCATGACAAGTCAAGTTTCTGATGTGCAAACAACTTCACGAGAAATGAGACGTTTAGCTTTACTGCATGGAATATTATCTTTCTTTTTTAATACTACCATTTTAGCTATGAGTATCAATATAATTGCCTCGTTAATTTAG
- a CDS encoding phospholipase D-like domain-containing protein encodes MQIFSPQRYFYFIFLLILTLAGCQRVQSDSKRLQPLPQDLLVKVYFNHSESSEYKEPYRQQTRLGDDLEKQIVDAIYQAKSTVDVAVQELRLPKVAQALVDRQKAGVKVRLILENTYSRAWSSFTAAEVGKLNKREKERYQEFRQFIDINKDNQLSSEEIKQRDALAILRNAKVPIIDDRADNSRGSDLMHHKFVIVDNRIVIVTSANFTLSDIHGDYSNNTSLGNANNLLNIDSPELAALFTKEFNIMWGDGQAGKSDSKFGLKKPLRLPEKISLGANKITVQFSPTSPTQPWSKSSNGLIGKILNSATNNVDMALFVFSEQHLADILENRNQESVQIRALIEPQFAYRSYSEALDMMGIAFRNKCKYELNNHPWQNPITTVGVPLLPKGDLLHHKFAVIDGQIVITGSHNWSEAANNGNDETLLVIENPVVAAHYMREFERLYKKAKIGLPPKKLEKVKTQEKQCS; translated from the coding sequence GTGCAAATTTTTTCTCCCCAAAGGTATTTTTATTTTATCTTTTTACTGATACTTACTCTCGCTGGTTGTCAACGAGTCCAGTCTGACAGTAAACGTCTTCAACCGCTACCGCAAGATTTATTAGTCAAAGTTTACTTTAACCATTCCGAGTCTTCAGAATATAAAGAACCTTACCGACAGCAAACCCGCCTTGGGGATGATTTAGAAAAACAGATTGTTGATGCAATTTACCAAGCTAAATCAACAGTAGATGTAGCAGTACAAGAATTGCGTCTACCCAAAGTTGCACAAGCGTTGGTTGATAGACAAAAAGCTGGGGTTAAGGTGAGATTAATTTTGGAAAACACCTATAGTCGTGCTTGGAGTAGTTTCACTGCGGCAGAAGTTGGTAAGCTAAATAAGAGAGAAAAGGAAAGATATCAAGAATTTCGCCAATTTATAGACATTAACAAAGATAATCAACTTAGTTCAGAGGAAATCAAGCAAAGAGATGCTTTGGCGATTTTACGCAATGCGAAAGTCCCTATAATTGATGATAGAGCAGATAATTCACGAGGTAGCGATTTGATGCATCATAAATTTGTGATTGTCGATAATCGCATTGTGATTGTTACTTCGGCTAATTTTACCTTGAGTGACATTCATGGAGATTATTCTAATAATACCAGTTTAGGTAACGCCAATAATTTATTAAATATCGACAGCCCAGAATTAGCTGCTTTATTCACCAAAGAGTTTAACATCATGTGGGGCGATGGACAAGCTGGAAAATCAGATAGTAAATTTGGCTTGAAAAAACCATTACGTTTACCCGAAAAAATCAGCTTAGGTGCAAACAAAATTACCGTGCAGTTTTCACCAACTTCCCCAACTCAACCTTGGAGTAAAAGCAGTAACGGTTTAATCGGCAAAATTTTAAATTCCGCGACAAATAACGTAGATATGGCATTGTTTGTATTTTCCGAACAGCATCTTGCTGATATCTTAGAAAATCGCAATCAAGAAAGCGTGCAAATTCGCGCTTTGATTGAACCACAATTCGCTTATCGTTCATATAGTGAAGCATTAGATATGATGGGTATTGCTTTCAGGAACAAATGTAAATATGAACTGAATAATCATCCTTGGCAAAATCCCATTACCACAGTTGGTGTACCTTTATTACCCAAAGGTGATTTATTGCATCATAAATTTGCTGTTATAGATGGACAAATCGTAATTACAGGTTCTCACAATTGGTCGGAAGCTGCAAATAATGGTAATGACGAAACACTTTTAGTTATTGAAAATCCTGTAGTTGCGGCTCATTATATGCGAGAATTTGAACGGCTTTATAAGAAGGCAAAAATCGGCTTACCACCTAAGAAATTAGAGAAAGTAAAAACGCAAGAAAAACAGTGTTCGTAA
- a CDS encoding cysteine desulfurase family protein gives MQIYLDYSATTPTRSEAIAAMQATLTQQWGNPSSLHEWGQRAATVVEQARMQVAGLINAADPESIIFTSGGTEADNLAIMGIARLYAVPQHMIISSVEHSAISEPARLLEMWGWQITRLPVDAKGTVNPVDLEAALQPNTVLISVIYGQSEVGTVQPIAELGNIARSHNVIFHTDAVQVAGRLPINVQSLPVDLLSLSSHKIYGCQGAGALYVRPGVDLAPLLSGGGQEMRLRSGTQAVPNIAGFGVAAELAAQEIVTETPRLIKLRDRLFSQLADIPGLIPTGDIIYRLPHHVSFCLEQADGEKLSGKTLVRQMNLAGIGISAGAACHSGKLSPSPILLAMGYSEKAALGAIRMSLGRDTTSADVDWVAMVFKQILERLTALYLVKR, from the coding sequence ATGCAAATTTATTTAGATTATAGTGCGACTACTCCCACTCGCTCTGAAGCGATCGCCGCAATGCAAGCAACCCTCACTCAACAGTGGGGCAATCCTTCCAGCTTACACGAGTGGGGACAGCGAGCAGCAACAGTTGTCGAACAAGCAAGAATGCAGGTTGCCGGATTAATTAACGCTGCCGATCCGGAATCGATTATCTTTACCTCTGGCGGCACCGAAGCTGATAATCTGGCAATTATGGGTATCGCCCGTTTGTACGCGGTTCCCCAACATATGATAATATCCAGTGTGGAACATTCTGCGATTTCTGAACCTGCACGATTATTGGAAATGTGGGGTTGGCAAATAACCCGCTTGCCGGTGGATGCGAAAGGGACAGTAAATCCTGTAGATTTAGAAGCAGCGTTGCAACCTAACACCGTGCTGATTTCCGTAATTTACGGTCAAAGTGAAGTTGGGACAGTCCAACCAATAGCCGAATTAGGAAATATTGCGCGATCGCATAACGTCATATTCCACACAGATGCTGTCCAAGTTGCCGGACGCTTGCCAATAAACGTACAATCATTGCCTGTAGATTTACTGAGTCTTTCCAGTCATAAAATATATGGATGCCAAGGTGCGGGAGCGCTGTATGTCCGTCCAGGTGTGGATTTAGCGCCTTTGTTGAGTGGTGGAGGGCAAGAAATGCGACTGCGTTCAGGTACGCAAGCAGTGCCAAATATTGCCGGATTTGGTGTGGCAGCAGAATTAGCAGCGCAAGAAATAGTAACAGAAACACCCCGTTTAATTAAATTACGCGATCGCTTGTTTTCCCAATTAGCCGATATTCCTGGTTTAATACCTACAGGTGATATAATTTACCGCTTACCTCATCATGTTAGTTTCTGTCTCGAACAAGCCGATGGGGAAAAACTCAGCGGTAAAACTTTAGTACGTCAGATGAATTTAGCTGGTATTGGTATTAGTGCAGGAGCCGCTTGTCATAGTGGTAAACTTAGTCCTAGCCCGATATTGTTAGCGATGGGCTATTCAGAGAAAGCTGCATTAGGAGCAATTCGCATGAGTTTAGGACGCGATACCACTTCCGCTGATGTAGATTGGGTAGCGATGGTGTTTAAGCAGATTTTGGAAAGGTTGACCGCATTGTATTTAGTAAAGCGGTGA
- a CDS encoding Uma2 family endonuclease, translating into MSIPIVDQSTQEKLVTVRDVSWEEFKGIEALLKDNRNVRLSYLSGMLEIMSPIGEEHEEVKSTFGLLLEAYMKELGIRFYKRGGFTIEEPGYASGTPDESYSIGTKREVPDIVIEIIVTSGIINRKELYKPKKVSEVWFWKSNEIKIFCLTEQGEYEEVNCSNFFPNLDKALLLQYINHADQYDAVAEFTQAIRRG; encoded by the coding sequence ATGAGCATTCCAATTGTAGATCAATCTACACAAGAAAAATTAGTAACTGTACGTGATGTTTCTTGGGAGGAATTTAAAGGTATTGAAGCACTGCTAAAGGATAACCGCAACGTCCGACTGTCTTATTTATCAGGAATGTTAGAAATTATGTCCCCCATTGGTGAAGAACATGAGGAAGTGAAAAGTACTTTTGGCTTGCTGCTAGAAGCTTACATGAAAGAGTTAGGTATCCGCTTTTACAAACGCGGTGGTTTCACTATAGAAGAACCGGGATATGCTTCTGGTACTCCGGATGAGTCTTACAGTATTGGCACAAAAAGAGAAGTTCCTGATATCGTTATTGAAATTATTGTTACCAGCGGTATTATTAACAGAAAGGAATTATACAAGCCCAAAAAAGTATCTGAAGTTTGGTTTTGGAAATCTAACGAAATTAAAATATTCTGCCTGACTGAACAAGGTGAATATGAAGAAGTAAATTGCAGTAATTTCTTCCCAAATTTAGACAAGGCTTTACTGCTACAATATATAAATCATGCTGACCAGTATGATGCTGTTGCTGAATTTACTCAAGCAATCCGACGTGGATAA
- a CDS encoding DUF1995 family protein, translated as MAELPNTLEDAIAQAQVATQAALTDGYKRLQVELVFPELKHMSVAKQFLPAFQAYDSRLKIFFTDAGAAALARRDWADVPFKIEDIGSGRVASLESKIQPEDEIFLFIAPTSVEVPQLEKLCEYIGDRPFVILNPRLDDAGVVGIGYAARQVRDRFISTLESCYYLRPVDNETGVFRCYPQQWEVWVQKSGNYEKIADLPKKPAGDEVDLILAKGSQTSNGTRTKKPGVFKSLQRFLKALSS; from the coding sequence ATGGCTGAACTTCCTAATACCTTAGAAGACGCGATCGCTCAAGCACAAGTCGCTACCCAAGCAGCGCTAACAGATGGTTATAAACGTCTGCAAGTTGAGTTAGTCTTTCCAGAACTCAAACATATGTCAGTCGCAAAGCAATTTCTACCAGCTTTTCAAGCATATGATTCTCGTCTGAAAATATTCTTTACTGATGCCGGTGCTGCGGCTCTTGCCCGTCGCGACTGGGCAGATGTACCATTTAAAATTGAAGATATTGGCAGCGGTAGAGTTGCTTCTCTAGAATCAAAAATTCAGCCAGAAGACGAAATTTTCTTATTTATCGCTCCCACTTCCGTAGAAGTGCCACAACTGGAAAAACTATGTGAATATATAGGCGATCGCCCTTTTGTCATTTTAAATCCTCGCTTAGATGATGCTGGAGTTGTGGGTATTGGTTATGCAGCAAGACAAGTCCGCGATCGCTTTATTAGCACTCTTGAATCATGTTATTACCTGCGTCCTGTAGATAATGAAACAGGTGTATTTCGCTGCTACCCTCAACAGTGGGAAGTCTGGGTGCAAAAAAGCGGCAATTACGAAAAAATAGCCGATTTACCCAAAAAACCAGCCGGTGACGAGGTGGATCTGATTCTCGCAAAAGGTTCGCAAACCTCAAATGGTACACGCACGAAAAAGCCCGGTGTATTCAAGAGTTTGCAACGTTTCCTCAAAGCGTTGAGTAGTTAG